The Clostridiales bacterium genome segment TTTTTTTGAGAGCATAAGCGCCCGCAAATTTGAATATTTTTTGGCTAAAACTAGATGCTATATTTATTGCGATTTCGCGACAAAAAACACATTTAATTTAATTCATTTGTAAAAAAGCGGCATAGTATTTATAATATAATAAAATTAATATAATCAAAGGATAAAAAAGATGTATTACACGCAAGAAGAATATAAAAATAATAACAAACAACAAAGAACCAGCGTTTTATTAATAGCTGTCTTATTAGTATTAAGCTTATTATTGGGCGCAGTTATTTCATATTTTATTTATAAAGCTATTGAGCCCGAAAGAGTGCCGGGCAGGTTAATCCAAAAAACCGCCATTGACTATAAAGTCACAGACGACGCCGAAGTTGTTATTGCCCAAAACAATTTGCCGTCTATGGTTATGATAGAAGTAAAAAGGGGCGGCAGTCAATTCTCGGGAACGGGCTTTATAGCGGATTATGCTGAAAACGGCGGCGCCAAAAACCCGATAATAATGACCAATTATCATGTAATAGCTGAGGCGGTTGAAAATTTTGGGTATAAGATTTATATAAAATTGTTTGACAAAGCCGATTTTTTTGACACGCCTGCGCTAGTTTTAGGTTATGATTCTGAAATTGATATCGCCGTTTTAAAATTGGGCATTGATTTACAGGATGTAGAATATAGAGTCGTGGAGTTTGGCAACAGCAGGCAATTGCGATACGGCCAAAGGGTAGTGGCGATAGGAAACGCGTTAGGCGGCGGGTTATCCGTCACTTCGGGCGAGATAAGCATTCCCGAAGTGGTGCAAGAAATTCAATTAGAAGGCAGCAAAGCCGACGGCACAATCCAGCATTTGATTCAGACCAGCGCCGCGATCAATTCGGGCAATAGCGGCGGCGTGCTTTTGAACATGTCGGGCAACGGCGAGGTAATAGGCGTTAACACTTACAAAGTAATGGCGCAAACAATCACTCTAGGCCAAAAGATAGATATCCCCGCCGA includes the following:
- a CDS encoding trypsin-like serine protease produces the protein MYYTQEEYKNNNKQQRTSVLLIAVLLVLSLLLGAVISYFIYKAIEPERVPGRLIQKTAIDYKVTDDAEVVIAQNNLPSMVMIEVKRGGSQFSGTGFIADYAENGGAKNPIIMTNYHVIAEAVENFGYKIYIKLFDKADFFDTPALVLGYDSEIDIAVLKLGIDLQDVEYRVVEFGNSRQLRYGQRVVAIGNALGGGLSVTSGEISIPEVVQEIQLEGSKADGTIQHLIQTSAAINSGNSGGVLLNMSGNGEVIGVNTYKVMAQTITLGQKIDIPADNVGLAVPSNMAVAILDYIKSSSGNYDQSIGEVARKRDILKLNLKNVSVVMDGQFN